The following proteins come from a genomic window of Halorussus halophilus:
- a CDS encoding NmrA/HSCARG family protein — MTNRVLVTGATGTQGGAVVDHLLSGDHGEFEVHAMTRHPETSEAHVLADRGAEVVEGDLMQKNNLRPLVEDVDAVFGMTNFWEAGFDDEIEQGTNLAEVAAEEEIDHFVFSSVGGAERDTGIAHFDSKWQIEQRIRELDPPETIVRPVFFMQNFEGMRDDIESGTLAMGLAEGVSLQMIDADNIGGFVAEAFADPDRYLGEAYELASDELTVESAAQTFADVLDRPVEPIHVSIDDLREQMGEEMAVMFEWFNESGYEADIEALRANHDVAFSTLEEYLRRHDWGDE, encoded by the coding sequence ATGACGAACCGAGTACTCGTTACCGGCGCGACTGGGACGCAGGGGGGTGCAGTGGTGGACCACTTGCTGTCGGGTGACCACGGGGAGTTCGAGGTACACGCGATGACGCGGCATCCCGAGACGAGCGAAGCACACGTGCTGGCTGACAGGGGCGCGGAAGTCGTAGAGGGCGACCTGATGCAGAAGAACAATCTGCGGCCGCTCGTCGAGGACGTAGACGCCGTCTTCGGCATGACGAACTTCTGGGAGGCTGGATTCGACGACGAAATCGAGCAAGGGACGAACCTCGCGGAAGTCGCCGCCGAGGAAGAGATAGACCACTTCGTGTTCAGTTCGGTCGGCGGGGCCGAGCGCGACACCGGCATCGCGCACTTCGACTCGAAGTGGCAAATAGAACAGCGGATTCGGGAGTTAGACCCGCCCGAGACTATCGTTCGACCGGTCTTCTTCATGCAGAACTTCGAGGGGATGCGCGACGACATCGAAAGTGGGACGCTTGCGATGGGACTGGCCGAGGGCGTCTCGCTACAGATGATAGACGCCGACAACATCGGTGGCTTCGTCGCCGAGGCGTTCGCGGACCCCGACCGCTATCTCGGTGAGGCGTACGAACTGGCGAGCGACGAACTCACCGTCGAGAGTGCCGCTCAGACGTTCGCGGACGTGCTGGACAGACCTGTCGAACCAATCCACGTGTCCATAGACGACCTGCGCGAACAGATGGGCGAGGAGATGGCGGTGATGTTCGAGTGGTTCAACGAGTCGGGGTACGAAGCCGACATCGAAGCACTCCGGGCGAACCACGACGTGGCGTTCTCGACGCTGGAAGAATACCTCCGCAGGCACGACTGGGGCGACGAATGA
- a CDS encoding adenine deaminase C-terminal domain-containing protein, translated as MNDLQPVALGEEDADLVVTGGRVCLPELGEFQARDVVVKNGRVAALPEDEAVTKSVVGEDTRVVNASNRVVAPGFVDAHTHLDLHQTFESAYHYAVESGTTTIISEVTGYGPAFGAEGVEQLLAATSYLPVRVRVTVPPHPLLDTFEPQRASEEEAQELADLLADDRVVGVGETDWIHAVGRDTPVEQLYERARDEGKTVTGHGAGCTGEKFAAFASIIDDDHESISGEDIVRRLENGVHAIGRYGSIRDDMDAVGEAYPEVGASDVSLSTDGMWPRELVREGYMDVVVRRAIEEGVEPADAIRMATLNPAQHFGLDDVGSLAPGNVADIVLIDDLEDVTVSTVVSGGELVYNKGESKVAPRNYEYPNHFYDSVSVSTAPEEFRVSAESANEDGEVRTVEYQGGLLSGETTVSPPEVEGELVADSENDVLKATLLDRHPDGDGTGFTGFLTGYGLDTGAVATSVTWEATGVMAVGTNDDDLRTAVAHVEEMGGGWAVVEDGEVIAELPTRVAGVCSDLEVEETAKLYSAVESALRRLGTEVERPMLAIQTLTFPGVPTLKFSFSGYADILNREVVGLEP; from the coding sequence GTGAACGACCTGCAACCGGTCGCACTCGGCGAGGAAGACGCCGACCTCGTGGTCACCGGTGGCCGCGTCTGTCTGCCGGAACTCGGCGAGTTCCAAGCCCGCGACGTAGTCGTAAAGAACGGCCGAGTCGCGGCCCTGCCAGAAGACGAAGCAGTCACGAAGTCCGTCGTCGGTGAGGACACGCGAGTCGTCAACGCCAGCAACCGCGTCGTCGCACCCGGATTCGTGGACGCCCACACACACTTGGACCTCCACCAGACGTTCGAGAGTGCGTACCACTACGCCGTCGAGTCGGGGACGACGACCATCATTTCGGAGGTCACGGGCTACGGACCAGCCTTCGGTGCGGAGGGCGTCGAGCAGTTACTCGCCGCCACGTCGTACCTCCCCGTTCGAGTTCGCGTGACCGTCCCGCCGCATCCGTTGCTCGATACCTTCGAACCACAGCGCGCCAGCGAGGAGGAGGCCCAAGAACTCGCCGACCTGCTCGCAGACGACCGCGTCGTCGGCGTCGGCGAGACCGATTGGATTCACGCAGTCGGCAGAGACACGCCCGTCGAGCAACTCTACGAGCGTGCCCGCGACGAAGGCAAGACCGTCACCGGCCACGGCGCAGGCTGTACTGGCGAGAAGTTCGCCGCATTTGCCAGCATCATCGACGACGACCACGAGTCGATTTCGGGCGAAGACATCGTCCGGCGACTCGAAAACGGCGTCCACGCAATCGGACGCTACGGGTCGATTCGCGACGATATGGACGCCGTCGGCGAGGCCTATCCCGAAGTCGGCGCGAGCGACGTGTCGCTCTCGACGGACGGCATGTGGCCCCGCGAGTTGGTCCGCGAGGGCTACATGGACGTAGTAGTCCGCCGAGCCATCGAAGAAGGCGTCGAACCGGCCGACGCGATTCGGATGGCGACGCTCAACCCCGCCCAGCACTTCGGACTGGACGACGTTGGGTCGCTCGCCCCCGGCAACGTCGCCGACATCGTCCTCATCGACGACCTCGAAGACGTGACCGTTTCGACGGTCGTCAGCGGCGGCGAACTCGTCTACAACAAGGGCGAGTCGAAGGTCGCGCCGCGCAACTACGAGTACCCGAACCACTTCTACGACTCGGTGTCGGTCTCGACGGCCCCCGAGGAGTTCCGGGTCTCCGCAGAGAGCGCGAACGAGGACGGCGAAGTCCGAACAGTCGAGTATCAGGGCGGTCTCCTCTCGGGCGAAACCACTGTCTCGCCGCCCGAAGTGGAGGGCGAACTGGTCGCAGACTCCGAAAATGACGTACTGAAAGCGACCCTACTCGACCGCCATCCCGACGGAGACGGCACTGGCTTCACCGGCTTCCTCACCGGCTACGGTCTCGACACCGGTGCAGTCGCCACGAGCGTGACGTGGGAAGCGACCGGCGTGATGGCAGTCGGGACGAACGACGACGACCTCAGAACCGCCGTCGCGCACGTCGAAGAGATGGGTGGCGGGTGGGCGGTCGTCGAAGACGGCGAAGTAATCGCCGAACTGCCGACGCGCGTCGCGGGCGTCTGCTCGGACCTCGAAGTCGAGGAGACTGCGAAACTCTACAGTGCGGTCGAGAGCGCCCTACGACGACTCGGTACGGAAGTCGAGCGGCCGATGCTGGCGATTCAGACGCTCACCTTCCCCGGCGTCCCCACGCTGAAGTTCAGCTTCTCGGGCTACGCCGACATCCTGAACCGCGAAGTCGTCGGATTGGAGCCCTAA